From Topomyia yanbarensis strain Yona2022 chromosome 1, ASM3024719v1, whole genome shotgun sequence, one genomic window encodes:
- the LOC131681594 gene encoding 28S rRNA (cytosine-C(5))-methyltransferase: MMVAETGPDLENGNQQQQRRHSIPVPTNYRSAAKILRRVVEERRNVKSLVLEDKHLRKGKGLAIMDLILVNLKQIDDLIVRTELAQKEPKLNPWLAKVLIAELVFGRGELNGESLPVQCVRRYKESLLDALSKSDVAPAKLLDFKEPRYVRINTSVLAQPGALRLLQEEGWVLVDEEFTNYADFLERVKNLGDSEFLVDFHFKEVLVFPNSAKNYWARATELKQKFVLQNKACVLPTYLLNPTKKSVVLDMCAAPGLKTTHLANLMKNKGRIYAVERDANRYKVLCDYSAEFGVIKTINDDCLLVGDEQAPGVEYILIDPSCSGSGMVDRLKLNEEIDKQRLYKLGGLQYKLLCHAMNAFPAAKRIVYSTCSVYPEENEEIVQGALKHNGHFKLADAKALLDKEWLNVGSPDYAGIGEKCLYARPEIDLTIGMFVAVFERCDEDEYNEIYLAHEKQKESYEKLSKFGHGEFGRGKRKVKKRKHGETEASSDGVVQDTQPDRDYCLENPLDDAGQIEDKKKKRKSRNIDATEIISPIELADEENNADTKVKKKKKSKVTTDEPEILEENKIVDEESLIKKKKKKSKNRESEVLAQTEISSSTTDDVSISKKKKKKKEKNKPLDVE; encoded by the exons ATGATGGTAGCGGAAACGGGACCGGATCTTGAGAATGGGAACCAGCAGCAGCAACGTCGCCATTCGATACCGGTTCCCACAAACTACCGTAGCGCTGCGAAAATTCTTCGGCGGGTAGTTGAGGAGCGACGAAATGTTAAATCTTTGGTCCTAGAGGACAAGCATCTGCGGAAGGGTAAAGGTCTCGCTATCATGGATCTGATTCTGGTCAATCTGAAACAGATTGACGATTTGATAGTTCGAACGGAATTGGCACAAAAGGAGCCTAAGCTCAACCCTTGGTTAGCAAAGGTTTTGATTGCGGAACTCGTTTTCGGTAGAGGCGAGCTGAATGGAGAATCTCTACCGGTGCAATGTGTGCGACGTTACAAAGAGTCATTGCTGGATGCGCTGAGTAAATCCGACGTAGCTCCAGCAAAGTTATTGGATTTTAAAG AACCTCGCTACGTTCGTATCAACACTAGCGTGTTGGCGCAGCCAGGTGCTCTCAGACTGCTACAGGAAGAAGGATGGGTCCTCGTAGATGAAGAGTTTACAAATTACGCGGATTTTCTTGAACGGGTCAAAAACTTAGGCGATTCGGAGTTTTTGGTGGATTTTCACTTCAAGGAAGTGCTGGTATTTCCCAACAGCGCAAAAAATTATTGGGCTCGAGCGACCGAGCTGAAGCAAAAGTTTGTGCTACAGAATAAA GCCTGTGTCCTACCAACTTATCTGCTTAATCCGACTAAGAAAAGCGTTGTCCTAGACATGTGTGCCGCTCCGGGATTAAAAACTACCCATCTCGCCAACCTTATGAAGAACAAGGGTCGTATCTACGCCGTCGAACGGGATGCCAACCGGTATAAGGTGTTATGTGACTACTCCGCTGAATTCGGTGTGATCAAAACGATCAATGACGACTGTCTGTTGGTTGGTGACGAGCAAGCGCCAGGAGTGGAATACATTCTGATCGATCCAAGCTGTTCCGGTTCCGGCATGGTCGATCGGTTGAAGCTGAATGAAGAAATCGACAAGCAAAGGCTGTACAAACTAGGAGGACTACAGTACAAACTGCTGTGCCACGCCATGAATGCCTTTCCCGCGGCTAAACGTATCGTGTACTCGACCTGTTCGGTGTATCCGGAGGAAAACGAAGAGATCGTACAGGGTGCTCTGaagcataatggtcatttcaAGCTGGCCGATGCAAAGGCTTTGCTCGACAAGGAATGGTTGAACGTTGGTTCGCCGGATTATGCTGGGATAGGTGAGAAATGCCTGTATGCCCGACCGGAGATAGATCTAACGATAGGAATGTTTGTAGCCGTATTTGAACGGTGTGACGAGGATGAGTATAATGAAATATACTTAGCTCACGAGAAACAGAAGGAAAGTTACGAAAAGCTATCTAAGTTTGGACATGGTGAATTCGGCCGTGGAAAAAGGAAAGTGAAAAAGAGAAAGCATGGCGAAACGGAAGCATCGTCGGACGGGGTGGTGCAAGACACTCAACCAGACAGagattactgtttagaaaaccCGTTGGATGATGCTGGTCAGATTGAGGACAAAAAGAAGAAGAGGAAATCTAGAAACATTGATGCAACCGAAATCATTTCACCAATTGAACTCGCCGATGAAGAAAATAATGCTGATACCAAggtgaagaaaaaaaagaagtcTAAAGTAACAACTGACGAGCCAGAAATTCTTGAGGAAAATAAAATTGTAGACGAAGAGAGCTTGatcaagaagaagaaaaagaaaagtaaaaatcgAGAATCAGAGGTTCTAGCGCAAACAGAAATTTCGTCTTCTACGACAGACGATGTTTCCATTTCcaaaaagaaaaagaagaaaaaggaaAAGAACAAACCACTAGATGTAGAGTGA
- the LOC131681603 gene encoding uncharacterized protein LOC131681603, which yields MGKRNKQKTALNASGDDSVASKQVLEQPAPSVENDQVESDRFEIPLHSKQAAFALLWLLVYSFGMFTLPFLAFYGTRYILTHNFHVEGFANTCGSVLAAVLMVNVIIVLYAIRGFQEAAEDEREAKSEQTEQKEAKEESKKSK from the coding sequence ATGGGAAAGCGAAATAAACAAAAGACAGCTTTGAACGCGTCCGGTGATGATTCTGTAGCATCGAAGCAGGTGTTGGAGCAGCCTGCCCCAAGCGTAGAAAATGATCAAGTCGAAAGCGATCGATTTGAAATACCTCTCCATTCCAAGCAAGCAGCGTTCGCTTTGCTGTGGCTACTAGTGTATAGTTTCGGAATGTTTACCCTCCCGTTCTTAGCTTTTTACGGGACGCGATATATTCTAACGCACAACTTTCACGTGGAAGGATTCGCCAACACGTGCGGGTCAGTTCTGGCTGCCGTTCTGATGGTCAACGTGATCATTGTGTTGTACGCCATAAGAGGATTCCAGGAGGCGGCGGAGGACGAACGCGAAGCCAAAAGCGAACAGACGGAACAGAAGGAAGCGAAGGAAGAGTCGAAAAAGAGCAAATGA